The Micromonospora sp. WMMD961 genome has a segment encoding these proteins:
- a CDS encoding inositol-3-phosphate synthase yields the protein MIKPVKLAVVGVGNNTSALVQGLALYRQSGSLVGVRSPMVDGLGVGDIDVVAAFATSEEKIGRDLTEAIFLPPNNFPRLDCDLPSAGVPVTKGLVDASEVPRVAAALAGAEVLLYSAPSGRPATALAYAEAAHRAGVAFINTTSDPVARDPHLLDSFEAAGLPLIGDDLASQFGTSVLHDALLRLLQERGLTLVSSYQVNLGGTEDFRNLVENPNTKKQSKLNALSDAASVEVAPLGYLPHLGSQKVAHLNLEAQGWGGTAVSLDVKLTVHDPSGAAGVNIDLIRLAAIALRTGQGGYRAEAASLLKSPPGTAI from the coding sequence ATGATCAAACCGGTGAAGCTCGCGGTTGTTGGTGTCGGGAACAACACCTCGGCGCTGGTGCAGGGGCTTGCTCTCTACCGCCAGAGCGGCAGCCTGGTCGGGGTCCGCAGCCCGATGGTCGACGGGCTCGGGGTGGGGGACATCGACGTCGTGGCGGCCTTCGCCACCTCCGAGGAGAAGATCGGTCGGGACCTGACCGAGGCGATCTTCCTGCCGCCGAACAACTTCCCCCGGCTGGACTGCGACCTGCCCAGCGCGGGTGTGCCCGTCACGAAGGGCCTCGTCGACGCGAGCGAGGTGCCGCGGGTGGCGGCGGCGCTGGCCGGGGCGGAGGTGCTGCTCTACTCGGCACCCAGTGGCCGGCCAGCGACCGCCCTGGCGTACGCCGAGGCCGCCCACCGGGCGGGCGTCGCCTTCATCAACACGACCTCCGACCCGGTCGCCCGGGATCCACACCTGCTGGACAGCTTCGAGGCGGCCGGGCTGCCGCTGATCGGCGACGACCTGGCCAGCCAGTTCGGCACCTCGGTGCTGCACGACGCCCTGCTGCGGCTCCTGCAGGAGCGGGGCCTCACGCTCGTCAGCTCCTACCAGGTCAACCTGGGCGGCACCGAAGACTTCCGCAACCTGGTCGAGAACCCCAACACCAAGAAGCAGTCCAAGCTCAACGCCCTGTCGGACGCTGCCAGCGTCGAGGTGGCCCCGCTCGGGTATCTGCCGCATCTCGGTTCGCAGAAGGTGGCGCACCTCAACCTGGAGGCGCAGGGCTGGGGTGGGACGGCCGTGAGCCTCGACGTGAAACTGACGGTGCACGATCCGAGCGGTGCCGCCGGGGTCAACATCGATCTGATTCGGCTGGCGGCCATCGCCCTGCGCACCGGGCAGGGCGGCTATCGTGCCGAGGCGGCTTCGCTGCTCAAGTCCCCGCCCGGTACGGCGATCTGA
- the glgA gene encoding glycogen synthase: protein MTEPTPLRVDLLTREYPPEVYGGAGVHVEYLARELRRRTDVRVHCFGLPRTEPGVTAYAEPPGLADANAALRTMGVDLEMAAGAAGSDVVHSHTWYANLAGHTAKLLHGVPHVVTAHSLEPLRPWKAEQLGGGYALSSWIERTAYEAADAIIAVSGGMRTDVLTAYPQIDPSKVRVVYNGIDTVQYAPDAGTDVLDRLGIDPSRPSVVYVGRITRQKGLPYLLRAARELPAETQLVLLAGAPDTAEIAAEVEELVAELRANRSGVVWVAEMLPKPEVIQVLTHATVFVCPSVYEPMGIVNLEAMACETAVVATATGGIPEVVAGDETGLLVPIEQATDGSGTPLAPDRFVADLAAAINTLLADPARTERFGLAGRQRAVQHFSWDSIARQTLEVYRSVGATG, encoded by the coding sequence ATGACGGAACCCACCCCGCTGCGCGTCGACCTGCTCACCCGCGAGTACCCGCCGGAGGTCTACGGCGGCGCGGGCGTGCACGTCGAATACCTGGCCCGGGAGTTGCGCCGCCGCACCGACGTACGCGTGCACTGCTTCGGCCTGCCGCGCACCGAGCCGGGCGTCACCGCGTACGCCGAACCGCCCGGCCTGGCCGACGCGAACGCCGCGCTCCGGACGATGGGCGTGGACCTGGAGATGGCCGCCGGCGCGGCCGGCAGCGACGTGGTGCACAGCCACACGTGGTACGCGAACCTGGCCGGACACACCGCGAAGCTGCTGCACGGGGTGCCGCACGTGGTGACCGCGCACAGCCTGGAACCGCTGCGGCCGTGGAAGGCCGAGCAGCTCGGCGGCGGTTACGCGCTCTCTTCCTGGATCGAGCGCACGGCGTACGAGGCGGCCGACGCGATCATCGCGGTCAGCGGGGGGATGCGCACCGACGTGCTGACCGCCTACCCGCAGATCGACCCGTCGAAGGTCCGGGTGGTCTACAACGGCATCGACACCGTGCAGTACGCCCCGGACGCCGGCACCGACGTGCTGGATCGGCTCGGCATCGACCCGTCCCGCCCCAGCGTGGTCTATGTGGGCAGGATCACCCGGCAGAAGGGGCTGCCGTACCTGCTGCGGGCGGCCCGGGAGTTGCCGGCGGAGACCCAGCTCGTGCTGCTCGCCGGCGCGCCGGACACCGCCGAGATCGCCGCCGAGGTGGAAGAACTGGTCGCGGAGCTGCGGGCCAACCGCTCCGGCGTGGTCTGGGTGGCGGAGATGCTGCCCAAGCCCGAGGTGATCCAGGTGCTCACCCACGCGACGGTCTTCGTCTGCCCATCCGTGTACGAGCCGATGGGCATCGTCAACCTGGAGGCGATGGCCTGCGAGACGGCGGTGGTGGCGACCGCCACCGGTGGCATCCCCGAGGTCGTCGCCGGCGACGAGACGGGCCTGCTGGTCCCCATCGAGCAGGCCACCGACGGGTCCGGAACTCCACTGGCCCCGGACCGCTTCGTGGCCGACCTGGCGGCGGCGATCAACACGCTGCTCGCCGACCCGGCGCGTACCGAGCGGTTCGGCCTGGCCGGCCGGCAGCGCGCCGTGCAGCACTTCTCCTGGGACTCCATCGCCCGACAGACCCTGGAGGTGTACCGCTCGGTCGGGGCGACGGGCTAG
- the glgC gene encoding glucose-1-phosphate adenylyltransferase, which yields MAAKVLAIVLAGGEGKRLMPLTTDRAKPAVPFGGMYRMVDFVLSNLANAGYLKIVVLTQYKSHSLDRHITKTWRMSTLLGNYVTPVPAQQRRGPWWFAGSADAIYQSFNLINDEQPDYVIVFGADHIYRMDPRQMVEDHIASGAAVTVAGIRQPLSMADQFGVIEVGEDGRKIRAFREKPTDAVGLPDAPDEIYASMGNYVFTTRALCEAVERDAADKSSKHDMGGSIIPMLVERGEANVYDFRDNEVPGSTDRDRGYWRDVGTLDSFYDAHMDLINVHPVFNLYNFDWPIYTEQPPWPPAKFVHQWGERVGRAVGSMVSPGVVISGSLVENSIVSPKVRVHSWAHVEGSVLMEGVEIGRHAVVRRAILDKNVFVPEGVEIGVDLEKDRQRYTVSDNGIVVIGKGQKVEP from the coding sequence ATGGCTGCCAAGGTGCTCGCGATCGTCCTGGCGGGTGGGGAGGGCAAGCGCCTGATGCCGCTCACCACGGATCGGGCCAAGCCGGCCGTCCCGTTCGGCGGGATGTACCGCATGGTCGACTTCGTCCTCTCCAACCTGGCCAACGCCGGCTATCTCAAGATCGTCGTGCTGACCCAGTACAAGTCCCACTCCCTCGACCGACACATCACCAAGACCTGGCGGATGTCCACCCTGCTCGGCAACTACGTCACCCCGGTGCCCGCGCAGCAACGTCGTGGCCCGTGGTGGTTCGCCGGCTCGGCCGACGCCATCTACCAGAGCTTCAACCTCATCAACGACGAGCAGCCCGACTACGTGATCGTCTTCGGGGCCGACCACATCTACCGGATGGACCCCCGGCAGATGGTGGAGGACCACATCGCCTCCGGCGCGGCGGTCACCGTCGCCGGCATCCGCCAACCACTGTCGATGGCCGACCAGTTCGGTGTCATCGAGGTCGGCGAGGACGGTCGGAAGATCCGCGCGTTCCGCGAGAAGCCCACCGACGCGGTCGGCCTGCCCGACGCGCCGGACGAGATCTACGCCTCGATGGGCAACTACGTCTTCACCACCCGGGCGCTCTGCGAGGCGGTCGAGCGTGACGCCGCCGACAAGAGCAGCAAGCACGACATGGGCGGCAGCATCATCCCGATGCTCGTCGAGCGGGGCGAGGCCAACGTCTACGACTTCCGCGACAACGAGGTGCCGGGCAGCACCGACCGCGATCGCGGCTACTGGCGCGACGTGGGAACGCTCGACTCGTTCTACGACGCGCACATGGATCTGATCAACGTGCACCCCGTGTTCAACCTCTACAACTTCGACTGGCCGATCTACACCGAGCAGCCGCCGTGGCCGCCGGCGAAGTTCGTCCACCAGTGGGGTGAGCGGGTCGGCCGGGCGGTCGGCTCGATGGTCTCCCCGGGCGTGGTGATCTCCGGGTCGCTGGTGGAGAACTCGATCGTGTCGCCGAAGGTCCGGGTGCACTCCTGGGCGCACGTCGAGGGCTCGGTGCTGATGGAGGGTGTGGAGATCGGCCGGCACGCGGTGGTCCGGCGGGCCATCCTGGACAAGAACGTGTTCGTCCCGGAGGGCGTCGAGATCGGCGTCGACCTGGAGAAGGACCGGCAGCGCTACACCGTCTCCGACAACGGCATCGTGGTGATCGGCAAGGGCCAGAAGGTCGAGCCGTGA
- the pgm gene encoding phosphoglucomutase (alpha-D-glucose-1,6-bisphosphate-dependent) yields the protein MTHPRAGQPAEPADLVDVPRLVTAYYAEHPDPTDPAQQVSFGTSGHRGSSLRNAFNSDHILAVTQALCDYRREQGLDGPLFLARDTHALSAPAAVDALEVLAANGVTVLVDSRDGYTPTPALSHAILTHNRGRTSGLADGIVITPSHNPPDDGGFKYNPTNGGPADTDVTRWIQDRANTILAAGLKEVRRITHARARAADTTGEYDFLAHYVDDLPAVIDIDAIRDAGVRIGADPLGGASVAYWGEIAERHRLDLTVVNPTVDPTWRFMTLDGDGKIRMDCSSPNAMASLIAARADYQISTGNDADADRHGIVTPDAGLMNPNHYLAVAIGHLFRTRTEWGPAAAVGKTLVSSSMIDRVAADLGRPLLEVPVGFKWFVPGLLDGAVGFGGEESAGASFLRRDGSTWTTDKDGLLLCLLAAEILATTGRSPSEHWAELAERFGAPSYARIDAPATREQKAVLGKLSPEQVTATELAGEPITATLTTAPGNGAAIGGLKVSTESGWFAARPSGTEDVYKIYAESFQGPDHLKKIQEEAKNLVDQALTQA from the coding sequence GTGACCCACCCCCGTGCCGGCCAGCCCGCCGAGCCCGCCGATCTGGTCGACGTGCCGCGCCTGGTGACCGCCTACTACGCCGAGCACCCGGATCCCACGGACCCGGCGCAGCAGGTCTCCTTCGGCACCTCCGGCCACCGCGGCTCCAGCCTGCGCAACGCGTTCAACTCCGACCACATCCTGGCGGTCACCCAGGCGCTCTGCGACTACCGGCGGGAGCAGGGGCTGGACGGCCCGCTCTTCCTCGCCCGGGACACCCACGCGCTGTCCGCGCCGGCCGCCGTGGACGCGTTGGAGGTGCTCGCCGCCAACGGGGTCACCGTGCTGGTCGACAGCCGTGACGGCTACACCCCGACCCCGGCGCTGTCGCACGCGATCCTCACCCACAACCGGGGGCGGACCAGCGGGCTCGCCGACGGCATCGTGATCACCCCGTCGCACAACCCGCCCGACGACGGCGGTTTCAAGTACAACCCCACCAACGGCGGTCCGGCCGACACCGACGTCACCCGGTGGATTCAGGACCGGGCCAACACCATCCTCGCCGCGGGGCTCAAGGAGGTCCGCCGGATCACCCACGCGCGGGCCAGGGCCGCGGACACCACCGGGGAGTACGACTTCCTCGCCCACTACGTCGACGACCTGCCGGCGGTGATCGACATCGACGCGATCCGCGACGCCGGGGTGCGGATCGGAGCGGACCCGCTCGGCGGGGCGAGCGTGGCGTACTGGGGTGAGATCGCCGAGCGGCACCGGCTGGACCTGACCGTGGTCAACCCGACCGTCGACCCGACCTGGCGGTTCATGACCCTGGACGGCGACGGCAAGATCCGGATGGACTGCTCCTCGCCGAACGCCATGGCATCACTGATCGCCGCCCGTGCCGACTACCAGATCTCCACGGGCAACGACGCGGACGCCGACCGGCACGGCATCGTCACCCCGGACGCCGGCCTGATGAATCCCAACCACTACCTGGCGGTGGCGATCGGTCACCTGTTCCGTACCCGTACCGAATGGGGTCCGGCCGCCGCGGTGGGCAAGACCCTGGTCTCCTCGTCGATGATCGACCGGGTCGCCGCCGACCTGGGCCGACCGCTGCTGGAGGTGCCGGTGGGCTTCAAGTGGTTCGTGCCCGGTCTGCTCGACGGCGCGGTCGGCTTCGGCGGCGAGGAGAGCGCCGGGGCGTCGTTCCTGCGCCGCGACGGTTCCACCTGGACCACGGACAAGGACGGCCTGCTGCTGTGTCTGCTCGCCGCCGAGATCCTGGCCACCACCGGGCGTAGCCCGAGCGAGCACTGGGCGGAGCTGGCCGAGCGCTTCGGCGCGCCGTCGTACGCCCGGATCGACGCCCCGGCCACCCGGGAGCAGAAGGCCGTGCTCGGCAAGCTCTCCCCGGAGCAGGTCACCGCCACCGAGTTGGCCGGTGAGCCGATCACCGCGACGTTGACCACCGCCCCCGGCAACGGCGCTGCCATCGGTGGACTCAAGGTCAGCACCGAGTCCGGCTGGTTCGCCGCGAGGCCTTCCGGCACGGAGGACGTCTACAAGATCTACGCCGAGTCCTTCCAGGGCCCGGACCACCTGAAGAAGATCCAGGAAGAAGCCAAGAACCTGGTGGACCAGGCCCTAACCCAGGCCTGA
- a CDS encoding NAD(+)/NADH kinase encodes MSGLGLVLHPTRDVTEVVGIIERWATRHHKTLMVREEDQHRVPSCVEPVPADEVATRADALISIGGDGTMLGALRSAIRDPKPVLGVHLGRLGFLVEIEPPELPEALSRLLSKDFTVESHACLACDVCGDDVVAFNDIALVRQPGAGFVSVTLAIDGQQYGYYRSDAVVVSTPIGSTAYSYAAGGPLISPAADSLVITPAAPMAGISRAVVLSPDEKIRLELQPNSSPVVVEMDGLVFRDAATEGTVDISYRRDAGLVVRFDPLRYQERNQLKMTLLDLPFLPEQLRELLPEELRRRSGTELPSPADPPPC; translated from the coding sequence GTGTCGGGGCTGGGACTTGTGCTGCACCCCACCCGGGATGTCACCGAGGTGGTCGGGATCATCGAACGGTGGGCCACCCGCCATCACAAGACGCTGATGGTGCGCGAGGAGGACCAGCACCGCGTCCCGTCCTGCGTCGAGCCGGTGCCGGCGGACGAGGTCGCGACCCGCGCCGACGCGTTGATCAGCATCGGCGGTGACGGCACCATGCTGGGTGCGCTGCGTTCCGCCATCCGCGACCCGAAGCCGGTGCTCGGCGTACACCTGGGTCGTCTGGGGTTTCTGGTGGAGATCGAGCCGCCGGAGTTGCCCGAGGCGCTGAGCCGGCTGCTGTCGAAGGATTTCACCGTCGAGTCGCACGCCTGCCTCGCCTGTGACGTGTGCGGTGACGACGTCGTGGCGTTCAACGACATCGCGTTGGTCCGCCAGCCGGGGGCCGGTTTCGTCAGCGTCACGCTCGCCATCGACGGCCAGCAGTACGGCTACTACCGCAGCGACGCCGTGGTGGTCAGCACCCCGATCGGCTCGACGGCGTACAGCTACGCCGCCGGAGGCCCACTGATCTCCCCCGCCGCGGACTCGCTGGTGATCACTCCGGCGGCGCCGATGGCCGGCATCTCCCGGGCGGTCGTGCTCTCGCCGGACGAGAAGATCCGGTTGGAGTTGCAGCCCAACTCGTCGCCGGTCGTGGTGGAGATGGACGGGTTGGTGTTCCGCGACGCGGCGACGGAGGGGACGGTGGACATCTCGTACCGCCGCGACGCCGGTCTGGTGGTCCGTTTCGACCCGTTGCGTTACCAGGAGCGCAACCAGTTGAAGATGACGCTGCTCGACCTGCCGTTCCTCCCCGAGCAGCTCCGCGAACTGCTCCCCGAGGAGCTACGCCGACGCAGCGGCACGGAACTACCATCACCCGCCGACCCCCCACCCTGCTGA